Proteins encoded by one window of Methanobacterium sp. CWC-01:
- a CDS encoding pyruvate kinase alpha/beta domain-containing protein, with translation MEKKIEYFENPGIENTDRLIELVKKRAAELGIKTMVVASVSGESSLKLANAIPDAKIISITHHAGFRGGDELELNPEYQEVLEKRGIPVYVGTHALSGVGRGISNKFGGVTPVEIIAETLRMFSQGVKVCVEISIMAADAGLIPTDEEVIAIGGTARGVDSALVLKSAHMSNFFELRVREIIAMPRP, from the coding sequence ATGGAAAAAAAGATAGAATACTTTGAAAACCCAGGTATAGAAAATACAGACAGATTAATAGAACTGGTGAAAAAACGAGCCGCGGAATTGGGTATTAAAACCATGGTTGTGGCTTCGGTTAGTGGTGAAAGTAGTCTGAAATTAGCTAATGCCATTCCTGATGCTAAGATCATAAGTATCACCCACCATGCTGGATTCAGGGGTGGGGATGAATTGGAACTGAACCCAGAATACCAGGAAGTACTTGAAAAAAGGGGCATACCTGTATACGTTGGTACACATGCTCTCTCGGGCGTGGGAAGAGGTATAAGCAATAAATTTGGTGGTGTGACTCCAGTTGAAATAATAGCCGAAACATTAAGGATGTTTTCTCAGGGAGTGAAGGTTTGTGTTGAGATCAGCATCATGGCAGCTGATGCAGGGCTCATTCCCACAGATGAAGAAGTAATAGCCATTGGAGGTACAGCTAGGGGTGTTGATTCTGCCCTGGTATTGAAGTCTGCCCACATGAGCAACTTCTTTGAACTTCGGGTTAGAGAAATAATTGCAATGCCCCGACCCTAA
- the ftsZ gene encoding cell division protein FtsZ, which translates to MKSLINNTIKESENRRNRSDISKRGEYDNSIDQELEDIIKRSRAKILVIGAGGAGNNTVSRLTDIGIEGAKTISLNTDAQDLFYSTANHKILIGKDTCGGLGAGGIPDVGEESAEESEQDIKDRLEGADMVFVTCGLGGGTGTGSAPVISKLAKKIGALTIAVATMPFSAEGLRRRENAETGLEKLQNAADTVIVIPNDKLLEVAPNLPINKAFMVADELLGRAVKGITELITKPGLVSLDFADIRSIMKGSGMAMIGMGESDSGDRAIESVHEALNSPLLDLDISNAKGALVNISGSSDLTLQEAENVVQIVADELDPDANIIWGTQIQEDLQNTIRTTIVVAGVKSPHIFGVPGEGEFVGVGERQQEKAPESSLEEFIDGVF; encoded by the coding sequence TTGAAATCTCTTATAAACAATACCATAAAAGAATCTGAAAATAGAAGGAATAGATCAGACATTAGCAAGCGTGGTGAATACGACAACAGTATTGACCAAGAACTGGAAGACATCATAAAGCGTAGCCGGGCCAAAATTTTAGTGATTGGTGCAGGGGGCGCTGGAAACAATACCGTTTCTCGACTTACTGATATCGGGATCGAAGGTGCTAAAACTATTTCCCTGAACACCGATGCCCAGGATCTTTTCTATTCAACAGCCAACCATAAGATACTCATAGGTAAAGATACCTGTGGAGGTTTAGGTGCCGGAGGCATTCCGGATGTTGGTGAAGAAAGTGCGGAGGAAAGTGAGCAAGATATCAAAGATAGACTAGAAGGAGCGGACATGGTTTTCGTGACTTGTGGTCTGGGCGGGGGAACTGGTACAGGTTCTGCCCCAGTTATATCCAAGCTGGCCAAAAAGATTGGTGCTCTAACCATCGCCGTGGCAACCATGCCCTTCAGCGCAGAAGGTCTCCGTAGAAGAGAAAATGCAGAAACTGGCCTGGAGAAATTACAGAACGCAGCTGATACTGTAATCGTGATCCCCAATGATAAACTCCTGGAAGTAGCACCTAATCTACCTATTAACAAGGCATTCATGGTGGCTGATGAACTTCTAGGTCGGGCAGTTAAGGGAATCACCGAACTCATAACCAAACCTGGATTGGTTAGTCTGGACTTTGCTGACATCCGCAGCATAATGAAGGGATCCGGAATGGCCATGATTGGAATGGGAGAATCTGACTCCGGTGACCGGGCCATAGAATCTGTTCACGAAGCATTAAACAGTCCCCTATTAGATCTGGACATCTCCAATGCCAAAGGAGCCCTAGTTAACATATCTGGAAGCTCAGATCTGACCCTGCAAGAAGCTGAAAATGTAGTGCAGATCGTGGCTGATGAACTAGATCCTGATGCCAACATAATCTGGGGTACTCAGATTCAGGAAGACTTACAGAACACCATCCGCACCACCATAGTGGTGGCTGGAGTTAAATCACCACACATATTTGGTGTTCCTGGTGAAGGAGAATTCGTGGGCGTGGGCGAAAGGCAACAAGAAAAGGCCCCTGAATCTTCCCTAGAAGAATTCATCGATGGTGTTTTTTAA